One genomic window of Trichlorobacter lovleyi includes the following:
- a CDS encoding NAD-dependent epimerase/dehydratase family protein: MKALVTGGGGFLGGVIVRMLRERGDQVVSISRGSYPALDRLGVEQVQGDLADQTAVIKAATGCDGIFHVAAKAGIWGSYSDFYQANVTGTRNVLEACRVHGIRQLVYTSSPSVVFDGNDVEGGNESLPYPDHFEAFYPQTKALAEQLVLQANSPQLATVSLRPHLIWGPGDNHLVPRIIAKGKSGRLRRIGNRPCLVDTVYVDNAARAHLQAAEQLAPGSPVAGKAYFISNGEPLPLWEMVNRILAAGGVAPVRGSISPKAAYAAGVICEGIWRLFRLSGEPPMTRFVAKELATAHWFDISAARRDFGYQPQVTLDEGLVQLQHWMAETTP; this comes from the coding sequence ATGAAGGCGCTGGTTACTGGAGGAGGCGGGTTTCTGGGCGGGGTAATCGTCAGGATGCTGCGTGAGCGGGGCGATCAGGTGGTCAGCATCTCACGTGGCAGCTATCCGGCGCTTGATCGTCTTGGCGTTGAGCAGGTTCAGGGCGATCTGGCTGATCAGACTGCCGTGATCAAAGCCGCTACGGGGTGCGACGGCATCTTTCACGTGGCTGCCAAGGCCGGCATCTGGGGCAGCTACAGCGACTTTTATCAGGCCAATGTAACCGGCACCAGGAACGTACTGGAGGCCTGCCGGGTACATGGCATCAGGCAACTGGTCTACACCAGCTCCCCCAGTGTGGTGTTTGATGGCAATGATGTCGAGGGTGGCAATGAATCCCTGCCCTACCCTGACCACTTTGAGGCCTTTTATCCCCAAACCAAGGCGCTGGCGGAACAGCTGGTGCTACAGGCGAACAGCCCGCAGCTTGCAACCGTATCCCTGCGTCCCCACCTGATCTGGGGGCCGGGTGATAATCATCTGGTGCCACGGATTATTGCAAAGGGAAAAAGCGGCAGGCTACGGAGGATTGGCAACCGCCCCTGCCTGGTGGATACGGTCTATGTGGACAATGCTGCCAGGGCACACCTGCAGGCAGCAGAACAACTTGCACCGGGCAGCCCGGTGGCGGGCAAGGCCTATTTTATCAGTAATGGTGAACCGCTACCGCTCTGGGAGATGGTCAACCGGATCCTGGCGGCAGGTGGTGTTGCTCCGGTCAGAGGAAGTATCTCACCAAAGGCGGCTTATGCGGCGGGAGTGATCTGCGAAGGGATCTGGCGGCTGTTCAGGCTGTCCGGGGAGCCCCCCATGACCCGCTTTGTGGCAAAAGAACTGGCCACAGCCCACTGGTTCGACATCTCGGCAGCCCGCCGGGATTTTGGCTATCAGCCGCAGGTAACGCTGGATGAGGGGTTGGTGCAACTGCAGCACTGGATGGCCGAGACTACCCCTTGA
- the lgt gene encoding prolipoprotein diacylglyceryl transferase, with product MHFPAIDPVFFRLGPLQFRWYGLMYVIGFLFSYFIIRNEARRRNLALDNEAVADLIFCLALGVVAGGRLGYVLFYDLGNYLANPLRIFAIWQGGMSFHGGLIGVAVAALWYARRFQLSYLQLADLAALAAPVGLGLGRIGNFINGELFGRPTSLPWGMIFPDGGPLPRHPSQLYEAFLEGIVLFFLVRWISRRYQAPGTAMAAFLCGYGLFRFVVELFRQPDSQLGLYFNFFSMGQLLSLPVYLAGGVLLIMLNRRKKETAQEKETVKG from the coding sequence ATGCACTTTCCAGCAATTGATCCTGTTTTCTTTCGCCTGGGTCCATTGCAGTTCCGCTGGTACGGGCTGATGTATGTCATCGGTTTTCTGTTCAGCTATTTCATCATCCGCAATGAAGCCCGCCGCAGAAACCTTGCGCTGGACAATGAGGCCGTTGCAGACCTGATCTTCTGTCTAGCCCTGGGAGTGGTAGCCGGTGGCCGCTTGGGCTATGTGCTTTTCTATGATCTGGGGAACTACCTGGCAAACCCGCTGCGGATCTTTGCCATCTGGCAGGGGGGGATGTCGTTCCATGGCGGCTTGATCGGTGTTGCGGTCGCTGCACTCTGGTACGCCCGCCGTTTTCAGCTCTCCTATCTGCAGCTGGCCGATCTTGCCGCCCTGGCGGCACCGGTGGGCCTTGGCCTGGGGCGGATCGGAAACTTTATCAATGGTGAACTGTTCGGCAGACCCACCAGCCTGCCCTGGGGGATGATCTTTCCTGATGGCGGGCCGTTGCCCCGGCATCCGTCCCAGTTGTACGAGGCATTTCTTGAAGGGATCGTGCTGTTCTTTCTGGTCCGCTGGATCTCCCGACGCTATCAGGCCCCCGGTACCGCCATGGCAGCCTTCCTGTGCGGCTACGGACTGTTCAGATTTGTGGTGGAACTGTTTCGCCAGCCCGACAGCCAGCTGGGCCTCTACTTCAACTTCTTCTCCATGGGGCAACTGCTCAGTCTGCCGGTCTACCTGGCTGGCGGGGTGCTGCTGATCATGTTAAACCGCAGGAAAAAGGAAACGGCTCAAGAAAAGGAAACGGTCAAGGGGTAG
- a CDS encoding VOC family protein, with protein MVKAHRSEHSIQLAVTQLVVTEAFYAGILELPIRRSFSAPGAPEHLIVDMGGISLIFVEESDVIRTHPVLEHRFSMFPKGVGVTLHFEVRDIEGIRDAILEEDMEILYHLEEKPYGVKEMWCFDPDGYLVVLEEPTERRNKAGR; from the coding sequence ATGGTCAAGGCGCACCGTTCTGAACACTCAATTCAGCTGGCTGTAACGCAACTGGTTGTTACTGAGGCATTCTATGCCGGTATCCTGGAGCTGCCGATCCGGCGTTCATTCTCAGCTCCGGGGGCACCTGAACATCTGATTGTTGACATGGGCGGCATCTCCCTGATCTTTGTTGAAGAAAGCGATGTGATCAGGACCCACCCCGTGCTTGAACACCGCTTCAGCATGTTTCCCAAAGGGGTCGGGGTGACACTGCATTTTGAGGTCAGGGATATAGAAGGGATCCGGGACGCCATCCTGGAGGAGGATATGGAAATCCTCTACCACCTGGAAGAGAAACCCTATGGTGTCAAGGAGATGTGGTGCTTTGACCCTGATGGTTATCTGGTGGTTCTGGAGGAACCGACAGAACGACGCAACAAGGCCGGTCGCTGA